A single Marinitoga aeolica DNA region contains:
- the pstC gene encoding phosphate ABC transporter permease subunit PstC — translation MREFKNKINSLIIKSVALTGIIALILIFGFVIRESIPALKEAGMEIFTSFDWYPTYDPPSFGILTMLINSILLTIFSSLIVLPLGYIVAFFMYDYAKNFEKRMIKGAIDLLSGVPSVIIGMFLIIYVSPWMLEIGAWSPENILLASIGLTILSLPYTASLMEEAMSSIDKSLKEGALALGTTRFTAGFKVVSKAALPGIFNAIILTINRIIGETMVVLMAAGGANMLPLSILDPIRPLTAAIASEMGEVEIGSIHYSALFVSGLVLLTISFILTLTSKRLSRRWSK, via the coding sequence TTGAGAGAGTTTAAAAATAAAATAAATTCTTTAATTATAAAAAGTGTTGCATTAACTGGAATTATAGCTTTAATATTAATTTTTGGATTTGTTATAAGGGAATCCATACCAGCTTTAAAAGAAGCTGGTATGGAAATTTTTACGTCATTTGATTGGTATCCTACATATGATCCACCTTCATTTGGTATATTAACCATGTTAATAAATTCTATACTTTTAACTATATTTTCTTCATTAATTGTTTTACCTTTAGGATATATTGTAGCATTTTTCATGTATGATTATGCAAAAAATTTTGAAAAAAGAATGATTAAAGGAGCAATAGATTTACTATCTGGTGTCCCATCTGTTATTATAGGTATGTTTTTAATAATATATGTTTCTCCATGGATGCTTGAAATAGGCGCATGGTCACCAGAAAATATACTACTTGCATCAATTGGTTTAACTATTCTTTCATTACCCTATACAGCTTCTTTAATGGAAGAAGCCATGAGTTCTATTGATAAAAGCCTTAAAGAAGGAGCTTTAGCATTAGGGACAACAAGATTTACTGCTGGTTTTAAAGTAGTTTCTAAAGCGGCATTACCTGGAATTTTCAATGCAATTATATTAACTATAAATAGAATTATTGGTGAAACAATGGTTGTATTAATGGCTGCAGGAGGTGCTAATATGCTTCCACTTTCTATTCTTGATCCTATTAGGCCTTTAACTGCAGCTATAGCAAGTGAAATGGGAGAAGTAGAAATAGGAAGTATTCATTATTCCGCTTTATTTGTTTCTGGATTGGTACTACTTACAATATCATTTATACTCACCTTAACTTCTAAAAGACTCTCAAGGAGATGGAGCAAATGA
- a CDS encoding DMT family transporter, producing MNKKTIGILYMLLTVIFWGISFVATKIIVQNIPPITAAFLRFFLATAVLLIFIRKEIKYTKKELLYVMLSGFFGVTAYFLFENTALQYTTPTNGSLIISATPVMYLFFSDILKKSFSHKMRYLGTLLAFSGVAAIVLNGRFILKLNPIGDMLMFGASFSWIFYTIFIEKLHHHDNLIITKDLNFYGMLFFLPFVFFELKGSGTCPLFQLWFQPKVIVAFIFLSIFCTALGYIWWNKAIRLAGAKTTTNGIFFIPIVTVISDAIILKNIPNLYTILGVILVLLGNYIAEIRD from the coding sequence TTGAATAAAAAAACTATTGGAATTTTATATATGCTATTAACTGTTATCTTTTGGGGTATCTCATTTGTTGCTACAAAAATAATTGTTCAAAATATTCCGCCTATAACAGCGGCTTTTTTAAGATTCTTTTTAGCTACTGCTGTATTATTAATTTTTATTAGAAAGGAAATTAAATATACAAAAAAAGAATTATTATATGTAATGCTCTCTGGTTTTTTTGGTGTTACTGCGTATTTTTTGTTTGAAAATACCGCTTTGCAATATACGACTCCCACAAATGGTTCTTTAATTATTTCTGCGACACCTGTGATGTATTTGTTTTTTTCTGACATTTTAAAAAAATCTTTTTCTCATAAAATGAGATATTTGGGAACTTTATTAGCTTTTTCAGGAGTAGCAGCCATTGTTTTAAATGGTAGATTTATTTTAAAATTAAATCCAATTGGCGATATGTTAATGTTCGGTGCATCATTTTCATGGATTTTTTATACAATTTTTATTGAAAAACTACATCATCATGATAATTTGATTATTACCAAGGATTTAAATTTTTATGGAATGTTATTCTTTTTACCATTTGTTTTTTTTGAATTAAAAGGTAGTGGTACATGCCCTCTATTCCAATTATGGTTTCAACCAAAAGTCATAGTTGCTTTTATTTTTCTCAGTATCTTTTGTACTGCATTAGGATATATATGGTGGAATAAAGCCATAAGACTTGCTGGTGCAAAAACAACAACAAATGGTATCTTTTTTATACCTATAGTTACTGTTATTTCAGATGCTATAATTTTAAAAAATATTCCAAATTTATATACTATTTTAGGAGTTATCTTAGTTTTATTAGGAAATTATATAGCCGAAATAAGAGATTAA
- the phoU gene encoding phosphate signaling complex protein PhoU, which yields MQNVHHFENELLILKADISKMLSLVLDSFNMAIESLEKNDEILAKRVLDLDDNIDDINRKIEDEVYQIIARYNPLAKELRYIITMIKFSNNLERIGDLSCNIAQKVFGFKKINFIPYLNDDMLKMIGLSLEMLKEVFKAFNERNIELAIEIWKKDNIIDNLEIEIRKDILKEFKEGKYDENIIIPYALIARDIERISDQVTNLCEEIVYIEKGEKITNLL from the coding sequence ATGCAAAATGTACATCATTTTGAAAATGAATTATTAATATTAAAAGCGGATATATCCAAAATGTTATCTCTTGTTTTAGATTCATTTAATATGGCTATTGAATCACTTGAGAAAAATGATGAGATATTAGCAAAAAGAGTTTTAGATTTAGATGATAATATCGATGATATTAATAGAAAAATAGAAGATGAAGTTTATCAAATTATCGCAAGATATAATCCATTAGCAAAAGAATTAAGATATATTATTACTATGATTAAATTTTCTAATAATCTTGAAAGAATAGGAGATTTATCCTGCAATATAGCTCAAAAAGTTTTTGGATTTAAAAAAATAAACTTCATACCATATCTAAATGATGATATGCTAAAAATGATTGGTTTATCTTTAGAAATGTTAAAAGAGGTTTTTAAAGCCTTTAATGAAAGAAATATAGAATTAGCTATTGAGATTTGGAAAAAAGATAATATTATAGATAATTTAGAAATTGAAATTAGAAAAGATATTTTAAAAGAATTTAAAGAAGGGAAATATGATGAAAACATTATTATTCCTTACGCTTTAATTGCAAGAGATATTGAAAGAATCTCTGACCAGGTAACTAATTTATGTGAAGAAATAGTATATATTGAAAAAGGTGAAAAAATAACAAATCTATTATAG
- a CDS encoding phosphate ABC transporter substrate-binding protein PstS family protein, with translation MKKVLLVIVLMSIMVISFSAKLVIKGSNTIFPIAQLWIEELKKEKPDLEITLEGAGSSTGIAALFNGTTDIANASRFLKEKEIKKMNEEGKYFAPIVIAYDGIAIIVNPKLGINDISLETLKGIYTGKLRTWNQVSPNLPKKRIVIYSRNTASGTFETFEKKVLKEARMAPTVKMVESTQFEIDQVARNPYAIAYVGVGYVNNSVKVLKVEGVEPTKLNVLKATYPISRPLYMFIDVSNGWPETGIIKEYITFGLSKKGQELAEKAGYIAAYGF, from the coding sequence ATGAAGAAAGTATTATTAGTTATAGTCTTAATGAGTATTATGGTTATTTCATTTTCTGCCAAATTAGTTATTAAAGGTTCAAATACTATTTTCCCTATAGCTCAATTATGGATAGAGGAATTAAAAAAAGAAAAACCTGATTTAGAAATAACATTAGAAGGTGCAGGATCTTCAACTGGAATTGCAGCATTATTTAATGGTACAACAGATATTGCAAATGCAAGTAGATTTTTAAAAGAAAAAGAAATAAAAAAAATGAATGAAGAAGGAAAATACTTTGCACCAATTGTTATAGCATATGACGGAATTGCTATAATAGTTAATCCAAAACTTGGAATTAATGACATATCATTAGAGACATTAAAGGGAATTTATACAGGAAAATTACGCACCTGGAATCAAGTTAGCCCTAATCTACCTAAAAAGAGAATAGTTATCTATTCAAGAAATACAGCTTCTGGAACATTTGAAACATTTGAAAAAAAAGTATTAAAAGAAGCAAGAATGGCTCCAACTGTAAAAATGGTAGAATCTACTCAATTTGAAATTGATCAAGTTGCAAGAAACCCATATGCAATTGCCTATGTTGGTGTAGGTTATGTAAATAATTCTGTTAAAGTTTTGAAAGTTGAAGGTGTTGAACCAACAAAATTAAATGTTTTAAAAGCAACTTATCCTATTTCCAGACCATTATACATGTTTATTGATGTAAGCAATGGTTGGCCAGAAACAGGAATAATAAAAGAATATATAACATTTGGATTATCCAAAAAAGGACAAGAATTAGCAGAAAAGGCTGGATATATTGCAGCATATGGATTCTAA
- the pstA gene encoding phosphate ABC transporter permease PstA, which translates to MRKDKIISLIFRIISYITFFSIVFIFIFVILDGIRYFSIDFFTQFPKNMMTEGGIFPAIIGTIYLLLMTLIIAIPFGVLTGIFLSEYGNNKIGRLLDTAITSLSGVPSIVYGLFGLALFSITMGLRTSLISGSLTLSIMALPIISSSTREAMSSIPNTMRESAYALGAKKTEVIYKVLLPAARSRIITAILIGAGRVMGETAPVLLTAAVFYSTHMPKSIKDPIMTLPTHIYNVAMAYGEDAQWMAKGTASFLMLLILVIYSIAFRIRRKVNDK; encoded by the coding sequence ATGAGAAAAGATAAAATAATTTCTTTAATATTTAGAATAATAAGTTATATAACATTTTTTAGCATAGTTTTTATATTTATTTTTGTTATATTAGATGGAATAAGATATTTTTCGATAGATTTTTTTACTCAATTTCCCAAAAATATGATGACTGAAGGCGGAATTTTTCCAGCTATTATAGGTACAATTTATCTTCTTTTAATGACATTAATAATTGCAATTCCATTTGGTGTATTAACAGGTATATTTTTATCCGAATATGGAAATAATAAAATTGGAAGATTATTAGACACAGCTATTACATCTTTATCCGGTGTTCCTTCTATAGTATACGGATTATTTGGATTAGCATTATTTTCTATAACGATGGGATTAAGAACATCATTAATATCAGGTTCTTTAACTTTATCTATAATGGCTTTGCCAATTATTTCTTCTTCTACAAGAGAAGCAATGAGTTCTATTCCTAATACAATGAGAGAATCAGCATATGCATTAGGGGCAAAAAAAACTGAAGTTATATATAAAGTATTATTACCTGCAGCAAGATCAAGAATAATAACTGCTATTTTGATTGGTGCTGGTAGAGTTATGGGAGAAACAGCACCTGTGTTATTAACTGCCGCTGTGTTTTATTCAACGCATATGCCTAAATCTATAAAAGATCCAATTATGACTTTACCTACACATATTTATAATGTTGCTATGGCTTATGGTGAAGATGCTCAATGGATGGCAAAAGGTACAGCATCATTTTTAATGTTATTAATATTAGTTATATACTCAATAGCATTTAGAATAAGGAGGAAGGTTAATGATAAATGA
- the pstB gene encoding phosphate ABC transporter ATP-binding protein PstB, which yields MINDVILKNDDIIKVRNFNAWYGDKQALKNINIDFKRNKISAIIGPSGCGKSTLLRSINRINDEIPTYKTSGEIIFENKNIYDKNLDLTIYRKRVGMVFQKPVPFPMSIYENVAFGLRIHGMKNKNKIDEIVEKSLKQAALWDEVKDELHKSAYELSGGQQQRLVIARAIAVDPEVILLDEPTSALDPIATQRIERLLEELVENYTIIIVTHNLPQAVRISDYLYFMYQGELIESGLTSDIIKSPKNQLTEDYLNGRIG from the coding sequence ATGATAAATGATGTAATTTTAAAAAATGATGATATAATCAAAGTAAGGAATTTTAATGCATGGTATGGTGATAAACAAGCTTTAAAAAATATAAATATAGATTTTAAAAGAAATAAAATTTCAGCTATTATTGGTCCATCTGGCTGTGGAAAATCTACATTATTAAGAAGTATTAATAGAATAAATGATGAAATTCCGACTTATAAAACCTCTGGAGAAATTATTTTTGAAAATAAAAATATATATGATAAAAACTTAGATTTAACTATATATAGAAAAAGGGTGGGAATGGTTTTTCAAAAACCAGTTCCATTTCCAATGTCAATATATGAAAATGTAGCATTCGGTTTAAGGATTCATGGAATGAAAAATAAAAATAAGATAGACGAAATAGTAGAAAAATCATTGAAGCAAGCAGCTTTATGGGATGAAGTTAAAGATGAATTACATAAATCTGCTTATGAATTATCCGGCGGGCAACAACAAAGATTAGTTATTGCAAGAGCTATTGCTGTAGACCCTGAAGTAATATTGTTAGATGAGCCTACTTCTGCTTTGGATCCTATTGCAACACAAAGAATTGAGAGATTACTTGAAGAGTTGGTTGAAAATTACACTATAATAATAGTAACTCATAATTTGCCACAAGCTGTAAGAATTTCAGATTATTTATATTTCATGTATCAAGGTGAATTAATAGAATCAGGTTTAACTTCTGATATAATTAAATCGCCAAAAAATCAATTAACTGAAGACTATTTAAATGGTAGAATAGGATAA
- the queA gene encoding tRNA preQ1(34) S-adenosylmethionine ribosyltransferase-isomerase QueA: MRKPLYEVKDFDYYLPDEYIAQKPVEPRDSSRLMVLNRKEKSIEHKIFRNIIDYLHPGDLLVVNNTKVIPARLYGQKTTGAKVEVLLLEKTHEENTWKALVKPGSKLKTGAEIKFSDNLFAKIVQHNNDGSRIIKFFSNSDVWEEIEKIGNMPLPPYIKNYNGPKERYQTTYAKVQGAVAAPTAGLHFTKALIENIKNKGIEFAEVTLHVGLGTFRPVKVDNIEEHEMHEEYYEVPEETIKKIREYKNNDGRIISVGTTVVRTLETIANLPKQDAYMGTTDIFIYPPYEFKMIDALITNFHLPKSTLLMLVAAFGGYDFIMNAYKIAVQEKYRFFSFGDSMFIY, from the coding sequence ATGAGAAAACCATTATACGAAGTAAAAGATTTTGATTATTATTTACCAGATGAATATATAGCTCAAAAGCCTGTTGAACCAAGAGATTCATCCAGACTAATGGTTTTAAATAGAAAAGAAAAAAGCATTGAACACAAGATTTTCAGAAACATTATTGATTATTTACATCCTGGTGATTTATTGGTTGTAAATAATACCAAAGTAATTCCTGCCAGATTATATGGTCAAAAAACAACAGGTGCAAAAGTAGAAGTTTTATTATTAGAAAAAACTCATGAAGAAAACACATGGAAAGCTTTGGTAAAACCTGGTTCTAAATTAAAAACGGGAGCAGAAATTAAATTTTCAGATAATTTATTTGCAAAGATAGTTCAACACAACAACGATGGTTCGAGAATAATAAAATTCTTTTCAAATTCTGATGTTTGGGAAGAAATTGAAAAAATAGGTAATATGCCTTTACCACCTTATATAAAAAATTATAATGGCCCAAAAGAAAGATATCAAACTACTTATGCCAAAGTTCAAGGTGCTGTAGCCGCACCAACTGCAGGGCTTCATTTTACAAAGGCATTAATTGAAAATATCAAAAATAAAGGAATTGAATTTGCTGAAGTTACTCTTCATGTGGGTTTAGGAACTTTTAGACCTGTAAAAGTAGATAACATTGAAGAACATGAAATGCATGAGGAATATTATGAAGTTCCAGAAGAAACAATTAAAAAAATAAGAGAATATAAAAATAATGATGGAAGAATTATCAGCGTTGGAACTACAGTAGTCAGAACCTTAGAGACTATAGCTAATTTACCTAAGCAGGATGCATATATGGGAACAACTGATATTTTCATTTATCCACCATATGAATTTAAAATGATAGATGCTTTAATAACTAATTTTCATTTACCAAAATCAACTCTATTAATGTTAGTTGCAGCTTTTGGAGGATACGATTTTATTATGAATGCTTATAAAATTGCTGTTCAAGAAAAATATAGATTTTTTTCATTTGGTGATTCAATGTTTATTTATTAA